In Delphinus delphis chromosome 18, mDelDel1.2, whole genome shotgun sequence, the following proteins share a genomic window:
- the KBTBD7 gene encoding kelch repeat and BTB domain-containing protein 7: protein MQSREEAPRSRRLASPRGGRRPKRLSKPSVSAFFTGPEELKDTAHSAALLAQLKSFYDARLLCDVTIEVVTPGSGPGTGRLFSCNRNVLAAACPYFKSMFTGGMYESHQTNVTMHDVDAESFEVLVDYCYTGRVSLSEANVQRLYAASDMLQLEYVREACASFLARRLDLANCTAILKFADAFDHHKLRSQAQSFIAHNFKQLSRMGSIREESLADLTLAQLLAVLRLDSLDVESERTVCHVAVQWLEAAPKERGPSAAEVFKCVRWTHFTDEDQDYLEGLLTKPIVRKYCLDLIEGALQMRYGDMLYKSLVPKPESSSGCSSLVSMAENPPQRLGMCAKEMVIFFGHPRDPFLCYDPYSGDIYTMPSPLTSLAHTKTVTSSAVCVSPDHDIYLAAQPRKDLWVYKPAQNSWQQLADRLLCREGMDVAYLNGYIYILGGRDPITGVKLKEVECYSVQRNQWALVAPVPHSFYSFELIVVQNYLYAVNSKRMLCYDPSHNMWLNCASLKRSDFQEACVFNDEIYCICDIPVMKVYNPARGEWRRISNIPLDSETHNYQIVNHGQKLLLITSTTPQWKKNRVTVYEYDTREDQWINIGTMLGLLQFDSGFICLCARVYPSCLEPGQSFITEEDDARSESSTEWDLDGFSELDSESGSSSSFSDDEVWVQVAPQRNAQDQQGSL from the coding sequence ATGCAGTCCCGGGAAGAAGCTCCGCGCTCTCGCCGCCTCGCCAGTCCCCGCGGCGGAAGGCGGCCCAAGAGGCTTTCCAAGCCCTCGGTTTCGGCTTTTTTCACGGGCCCGGAGGAGCTGAAGGACACGGCCCATTCCGCAGCCCTGCTGGCccagctcaagtccttctacgaCGCGCGGCTGCTCTGTGATGTGACCATCGAGGTGGTCACGCCTGGCAGCGGGCCTGGCACGGGCCGCCTTTTTTCCTGCAACCGTAACGTGCTGGCTGCCGCGTGTCCCTACTTCAAGAGCATGTTCACCGGCGGCATGTACGAGAGTCACCAGACGAACGTGACCATGCACGATGTGGATGCCGAGTCCTTCGAGGTGCTGGTCGATTACTGCTACACGGGTCGTGTGTCATTAAGTGAGGCCAACGTGCAGCGCCTGTACGCCGCCTCCGACATGCTGCAGCTCGAGTATGTGCGTGAAGCCTGTGCCTCCTTCCTAGCCCGCCGCCTTGACCTGGCCAACTGCACGGCCATCCTCAAGTTCGCCGATGCCTTCGACCATCACAAGCTGCGATCACAGGCCCAGTCGTTTATAGCCCACAACTTCAAGCAGCTCAGCCGCATGGGTTCGATTCGGGAGGAGTCTCTGGCAGATCTGACCCTGGCCCAACTGCTGGCCGTCCTGCGCCTGGACAGTCTAGACGTCGAGAGTGAGCGGACAGTGTGCCAcgtggcggtgcagtggttggagGCGGCTCCCAAGGAGCGGGGTCCCAGCGCTGCAGAAGTCTTCAAGTGTGTCCGCTGGACACACTTCACCGACGAAGATCAGGATTACCTGGAAGGGCTGCTGACCAAGCCCATTGTGAGGAAATACTGTCTGGACCTTATCGAAGGAGCCCTGCAGATGCGGTATGGTGACATGTTGTACAAGTCTCTGGTGCCAAAGCCAGAGAGCAGCAGTGGCTGCAGCTCTCTTGTGTCCATGGCAGAAAATCCACCCCAGAGGCTGGGTATGTGTGCCAAGGAGATGGTGATCTTCTTTGGACATCCCAGAGATCCCTTTCTGTGCTATGACCCATACTCAGGGGACATTTACACAATGCCATCGCCTTTGACCAGCTTGGCTCACACTAAGACTGTCACCTCCTCAGCTGTCTGTGTCTCTCCAGACCATGACATCTATCTGGCCGCCCAGCCCAGGAAAGACCTCTGGGTGTATAAACCAGCCCAGAATAGTTGGCAGCAACTTGCTGACCGCCTGCTCTGCCGCGAGGGCATGGATGTGGCATACCTCAATGGCTACATTTACATTTTGGGTGGGCGAGACCCTATTACTGGAGTTAAATTAAAGGAAGTGGAATGCTACAGTGTTCAGAGGAACCAGTGGGCCTTAGTGGCTCCTGTACCGCATTCCTTCTATTCCTTTGAACTAATAGTGGTTCAGAACTATCTTTATGCTGTGAACAGTAAGCGCATGCTCTGCTACGATCCTAGCCATAATATGTGGCTGAACTGTGCTTCTCTTAAACGCAGTGACTttcaggaagcctgtgtcttCAATGATGAGATCTATTGTATCTGTGACATCCCAGTCATGAAGGTGTATAACCCAGCCAGGGGAGAATGGAGGCGCATTAGTAATATTCCCCTGGACTCTGAGACCCACAACTATCAGATTGTTAATCATGGCCAAAAGTTGCTCCTCATCACTTCTACAACCccacaatggaaaaaaaaccgGGTGACTGTGTATGAATATGATACTAGGGAAGACCAGTGGATTAATATAGGTACCATGTTAGGTCTTTTGCAGTTTGACTCTGGGTTTATTTGCCTCTGTGCTCGTGTTTATCCTTCCTGCCTTGAACCTGGTCAGAGTTTCATCACTGAGGAAGATGATGCACGGAGTGAGTCTAGTACTGAATGGGACTTAGATGGATTCAGTGAACTGGACTCTGAGTCAGGAAGTTCAAGTTCTTTTTCTGATGATGAAGTCTGGGTACAGGTAGCGCCGCAGCGAAATGCACAGGATCAGCAGggttctttgtaa